One Streptomyces coeruleorubidus DNA segment encodes these proteins:
- a CDS encoding DUF4978 domain-containing protein, translating into MTSNRDLWSRRRFLTTTGAVTLGGAALNLVGGLPQAHAAGVVSYVDTSKSTYDKLVLMVDDKPFYHSGVQFRYEKHKYTFGWTDAQLKPVLGMIRDDGFTVVNIPIWWSKVETSKDVFDFTDIDRYLAWCGEYGLKLELLWFGHESTGSSMAPRMPAYVMNDYQFVVRSDGTRLVLNGNPLLDKTDPNLLAREKFVLGRLMTHLASADTAHTVVGIQVLNEPNVSKQQGGSSIDRSYSTYSTDRWNSGGYTDATKFRKDVLLNYLTQLGQVIKQSDYSVYTRTNIAGSGDTVPVAENEVLRAQGTSTIDFFGKDPYTTGLDTLYNYGRDAVWAQGKNFPMIMENFGGTPAADVEKFNGIAGNTAFNLYAALDPDSSTGSSNHGLYDFNPTTKVVTRKAVSDKVARLNHVLNKIHRDLASKLPVERGGTNLQTFNRSATASTTTTKPVGGVDITFTTSSGAQALAVRRGAAEFALTTTTQATFTLPGTTGVVRSVEAGRYDANDNWVKAGTKTYSTVSGNTAIDLAAGECVRVLYLVSGATYKLRHSSSGQYLDTDLNGAVLLAAKSTYDDQDWIVAQDSSGSWTIKNARTGRNYLETVSSNNGVIWNSGTISASSLWTLEGVATGGLRVNNNQTGRAYLYRTSAGEVKWNTGTQDTSTVWVFEAK; encoded by the coding sequence ATGACGTCGAACCGCGATCTGTGGTCCCGCCGCAGATTCCTCACCACAACCGGGGCGGTGACCCTGGGAGGCGCCGCCCTCAATCTCGTCGGAGGCCTCCCGCAGGCCCATGCGGCCGGCGTGGTGTCCTACGTCGACACCTCGAAGTCCACGTACGACAAGCTCGTACTGATGGTTGACGACAAGCCCTTCTACCACAGTGGGGTCCAGTTCCGGTACGAGAAGCACAAGTACACGTTCGGCTGGACGGACGCCCAGTTGAAGCCGGTGCTCGGGATGATTCGCGACGACGGGTTCACCGTGGTGAACATCCCGATCTGGTGGTCGAAGGTGGAGACCTCGAAGGACGTTTTCGACTTCACCGACATCGACCGGTACCTGGCCTGGTGCGGGGAGTACGGCCTCAAGCTGGAACTCCTGTGGTTCGGCCACGAATCGACCGGTTCGTCCATGGCGCCCCGGATGCCGGCCTACGTGATGAACGACTACCAGTTCGTGGTGAGGTCCGACGGCACCAGGCTGGTCCTGAACGGCAACCCTCTCCTGGACAAGACCGACCCGAACCTGCTCGCCAGGGAGAAGTTCGTACTCGGCCGGCTCATGACCCACCTCGCGTCCGCCGACACCGCTCACACCGTCGTCGGCATCCAGGTGCTGAACGAACCGAACGTGTCGAAGCAGCAGGGCGGCTCGTCCATCGACCGGAGCTACAGCACCTACAGCACGGACCGCTGGAACAGCGGCGGGTACACCGACGCGACGAAGTTCCGCAAGGACGTGCTGCTGAACTACCTGACCCAGCTGGGACAGGTGATCAAGCAGTCGGATTACTCGGTGTACACCCGGACCAATATCGCCGGCAGCGGGGACACGGTGCCGGTCGCCGAGAACGAGGTCCTCAGGGCCCAGGGGACGTCGACCATCGACTTCTTCGGGAAGGACCCGTACACCACGGGCCTCGACACGCTCTACAACTACGGGAGGGACGCCGTCTGGGCCCAGGGGAAGAACTTCCCCATGATCATGGAGAACTTCGGAGGAACCCCGGCAGCGGACGTCGAGAAGTTCAACGGCATCGCCGGCAACACCGCCTTCAATCTGTACGCCGCCCTGGACCCTGACTCCAGCACGGGCAGCAGCAACCACGGCTTGTACGACTTCAACCCCACCACCAAGGTGGTCACCCGCAAGGCCGTCTCGGACAAGGTCGCCCGGCTCAACCACGTGCTGAACAAGATCCATCGGGACCTCGCCAGCAAGCTTCCGGTGGAACGCGGCGGAACCAACCTGCAGACGTTCAACCGGAGCGCGACCGCCAGCACCACCACCACCAAACCCGTGGGCGGCGTGGACATCACGTTCACGACATCGAGCGGTGCGCAGGCACTCGCCGTCAGGCGCGGTGCGGCCGAGTTCGCTCTCACCACCACGACCCAGGCCACGTTCACACTGCCGGGCACCACCGGCGTCGTACGGTCCGTCGAGGCCGGACGCTACGACGCAAACGACAACTGGGTGAAGGCCGGCACCAAGACGTACAGCACGGTCTCGGGGAACACCGCCATCGACCTGGCAGCCGGCGAATGCGTGCGGGTCCTCTACCTGGTCAGCGGCGCGACCTACAAGCTCAGGCACTCCTCCTCGGGCCAGTACCTCGACACCGACCTCAACGGTGCGGTCCTGCTGGCGGCCAAGAGCACCTACGACGACCAGGACTGGATCGTCGCCCAGGACTCGTCCGGATCCTGGACCATCAAGAACGCCAGGACGGGGCGCAACTACCTGGAAACCGTGTCCAGCAACAACGGCGTCATCTGGAATTCCGGCACCATCTCGGCCAGCTCACTGTGGACCCTGGAAGGGGTTGCGACAGGCGGGCTCCGCGTGAACAACAACCAGACCGGAAGGGCGTACCTGTACAGGACCTCGGCGGGTGAGGTGAAGTGGAACACCGGAACGCAGGACACGAGCACGGTCTGGGTGTTTGAAGCGAAGTAG